In Helianthus annuus cultivar XRQ/B chromosome 9, HanXRQr2.0-SUNRISE, whole genome shotgun sequence, the following are encoded in one genomic region:
- the LOC110876536 gene encoding single myb histone 4-like, with protein MLDKWRNVNGGGGGSGGRRKARTSHPPVMPEPCRISLYKRIAKYNTMIYESLKYIEDPYGTDLDTMINFLKSKYELESTFRKSFTAALRALEVNDRYKVMGTSSGAETSRQEDVRTNAVDTQEHPASVAIKVALAEINK; from the exons ATGCTG GACAAATGGCGAAACGTAAACGGAGGAGGTGGTGGGTCTGGCGGCAGAAGGAAAGCTAGAACTTCTCACCCGCCAGTTATGCCAGAACCTTGCCGAATTTCCTTGTATAAGAGAATAGCAAA GTACAATACAATGATTTACGAGTCTCTCAAATACATTGAAGATCCCTATGGAACTGATCTCGATACGATGATTAACTTTCTTAAG TCAAAGTATGAGTTAGAAAGTACCTTTAGAAAATCATTTACTGCAGCGCTCAGAGCACTTGAG GTGAATGACCGCTACAAGGTCATGGGTACGTCTTCGGGTGCTGAAACATCCCGAcaagaggatgttaggacaaaTGCTGTTGATACTCAAGAACATCCTGCAAGTG